In the Thermodesulfovibrio yellowstonii DSM 11347 genome, one interval contains:
- a CDS encoding 5-formyltetrahydrofolate cyclo-ligase translates to MNKKNIREKMLQIRNNIKKEVKNQKDEKITETFIGLLLKNNIKSVLLYASFGSEVDTWRIFQFCLENSIKTAFPKVMGTQLELYWVKDKEELFPGYKSILEPKNGLKAFIEEIDVIAVPGIAFDYKCFRIGYGGGYYDRVLENKKGVAVGLAYEEQIIDEIPIEPHDKRLDLIITDERMISCV, encoded by the coding sequence ATGAATAAAAAAAATATAAGGGAGAAAATGCTTCAAATAAGAAACAATATAAAAAAAGAAGTAAAAAATCAGAAGGATGAAAAGATAACTGAGACTTTTATTGGTTTGCTTTTAAAAAACAATATTAAATCAGTTCTGCTTTATGCATCTTTTGGAAGTGAGGTAGATACTTGGAGAATTTTCCAGTTTTGTCTTGAAAATTCAATAAAAACAGCCTTTCCAAAGGTAATGGGCACTCAGTTAGAGCTTTATTGGGTAAAAGATAAGGAAGAACTGTTTCCTGGATATAAATCTATTCTTGAACCAAAAAATGGATTAAAAGCTTTCATTGAGGAAATAGATGTTATAGCTGTTCCAGGCATTGCTTTTGACTATAAATGTTTCAGAATTGGCTATGGAGGCGGTTATTACGATAGAGTTCTTGAAAATAAAAAAGGCGTAGCTGTAGGATTAGCTTATGAAGAGCAAATAATAGATGAAATTCCTATAGAGCCTCATGATAAAAGGCTTGATTTAATAATTACTGATGAAAGGATGATAAGCTGTGTTTGA
- the folE gene encoding GTP cyclohydrolase I FolE: protein MFDRKKIEEGVRLILEGIGEDVERPGIKDTPIRIARMFEEIFRGLLPPDEDLLKSIEGETHDEMVLIKDIPFYSVCEHHLLPFFGNAHIAYIPDGRIVGLSELPKALDYLSKRPQVQERLTSQLANLLMEKLKPKGCMVVIEAEHLCMSMRGIKKPDAKTITSAVRGIFRKSQTTRQEALELINRRDK from the coding sequence GTGTTTGACAGAAAAAAGATTGAGGAAGGAGTAAGATTAATTTTAGAGGGTATAGGAGAGGATGTTGAAAGACCTGGAATTAAAGATACGCCTATTCGTATTGCCAGAATGTTTGAAGAGATTTTTAGAGGATTACTCCCACCAGACGAGGATTTACTAAAAAGCATTGAAGGAGAAACCCATGATGAAATGGTTTTAATAAAAGATATTCCCTTTTATTCTGTTTGTGAACATCATCTTTTGCCATTCTTCGGGAATGCTCATATTGCCTATATTCCTGACGGAAGAATTGTGGGGCTAAGTGAGCTTCCTAAGGCTCTTGATTATCTTTCCAAAAGACCTCAGGTTCAGGAAAGATTGACAAGCCAATTGGCTAATTTGTTAATGGAAAAGTTAAAGCCTAAGGGATGTATGGTTGTTATTGAAGCAGAACACCTGTGTATGAGTATGAGAGGCATAAAAAAACCGGACGCTAAAACAATTACTTCAGCTGTTAGAGGCATATTCAGAAAAAGTCAGACAACAAGACAGGAAGCACTGGAACTAATTAATAGAAGGGATAAATAA